The nucleotide sequence GCCGGCCCGCAGTTCCCGGCCCTCGGAGTGGGCACCTTCGCCCGGCACCACCACTCGGCCGCGGCGGAGATGCAGGACCGTGAGCTGAGCCTGGCGGCGCAGAACAGCTTCGTGGACTCGGCGGCGGCGCACATGGGCGCCTTCAAGCTCAACGCCGGCGCCCACGACCTCTCCCCCGGGCAGAGCTCGGCGTTCACCTCGCAGGCGCCCGGTTACCCTGCCGCAGCCCTGGGCCCCCACGCCGCTCATGTCGGCTCCTACTCCGGGGCGCCTTTCAACTCTACCCGGGACTTCTTGTTTCGCAGCCGGGGCTTCGGGGACTCGTCGCCGGCCGGCGGACAGCACGGTATCTTCGGCCCTGCGGCCGGCAGCCTGCACCACCCGCACACGGACGCTCAGAGCCACCTCCTCTTCCCGGGCATCCACGACCAGCACGGCCCCCACGCCTCTCAAAATGTTCTCAACGGGCAGATGCGACTGGGCTTGCCGGGGGAGGTATTCGCCCGGTCGGATCAGTACCGCCAGGTTTCCAGCCCCAGGACTGACCCTTACTCGGCGGCTCAGCTGCACAACCAGTACGGCCCCATGAATATGAATATGGGCATGAACATGGCagcccaccaccaccaccacccagGTGCCTTTTTCCGCTACATGCGGCAGCAGTGCATCAAGCAAGAGCTCATCTGCAAGTGGATCGATCCCGAGCAgctgaacaaccccaaaaaaagTTGCAATAAAACTTTCAGCACCATGCACGAGTTGGTCACCCATGTCTCGGTGGAGCACGTTGGGGGACCCGAGCAGAGCAACCATGTCTGCTACTGGGAGGAGTGTCCCCGCGAAGGCAAACCCTTCAAAGCGAAATACAAACTGGTCAATCATATCCGAGTGCACACGGGAGAGAAACCCTtcccctgccccttccctggctgcGGAAAAGTTTTCGCCAGATCAGAAAATCTCAAAATTCACAAAAGGACGCACACAGGTAATTCGGGTTTCTTTCGGCAgattttctccctctgcccttgcctatatatatgtgtgtgtatatatatgtaaacTGATAGACAGTAAACTGATAGATCAGACGAAGTGATGTTCAATTAGGAGAGCGATAAAATAagctttcagtttattttttaaaccttcTCCATCACATGGCTGcgtttgttttggttttcttccccagcagcatacacccccccccccccccccccactccatTCCAGATTTCGAAAGGACATTTtactattttgttttaatttgggaATGAGAGCTGTAGATTCGTGCTGAGGGTCAGCGGAGTCTTTCCGCAGAAACGCGGAATGCAGCCCGGACAAAATTTTGCCGTCTTGCTAAAATACGGGAAGACATCTGTCCGTCCATCCATCTGAAACGCCTTAGTCATTTGCTCTACACAATGTATTTGCATACAACTTCAGCGCTTGTGAGCATGGCTTTTATTTATGGATATCGAGAGAAACTATATAAATACGTGCAAAATCAATCATTAGTCCTAAATCCCGTTAGAAGTGGCAAAAAGTCCCTTTCTGGGAATGCTTTCCATTAAATTTAAATGGTGTGAGCAAGGCaataaaattttctcatttaaaaaaatttgtttttaaagtccCACTCGATGTGATTTAAGGTGTTTTTGCAACAGTTTATTAAATTATGTAATAGGGAACAGAGGATTTGAGGTTCGGAAACTTCCATCCAAATCAGGTGGAAGAGGGTCGAGGGAGCACAGGCATTCCTCATGGAAAATCGCCTGAACTGAAGggtaacaaaaataaaagcatcctCCTGCCTCATCTATTATTCATTT is from Cinclus cinclus chromosome 2, bCinCin1.1, whole genome shotgun sequence and encodes:
- the ZIC2 gene encoding zinc finger protein ZIC 2 codes for the protein MLLDAGPQFPALGVGTFARHHHSAAAEMQDRELSLAAQNSFVDSAAAHMGAFKLNAGAHDLSPGQSSAFTSQAPGYPAAALGPHAAHVGSYSGAPFNSTRDFLFRSRGFGDSSPAGGQHGIFGPAAGSLHHPHTDAQSHLLFPGIHDQHGPHASQNVLNGQMRLGLPGEVFARSDQYRQVSSPRTDPYSAAQLHNQYGPMNMNMGMNMAAHHHHHPGAFFRYMRQQCIKQELICKWIDPEQLNNPKKSCNKTFSTMHELVTHVSVEHVGGPEQSNHVCYWEECPREGKPFKAKYKLVNHIRVHTGEKPFPCPFPGCGKVFARSENLKIHKRTHTGEKPFQCEFEGCDRRFANSSDRKKHMHVHTSDKPYLCKMCDKSYTHPSSLRKHMKVHESSPQGSESSPAASSGYESSTPPGLVSPSAESQSTNNLSPAAAAAAAAAAAAVSAVHRGGGGGGSGGGGGHSGLSSNFNEWYV